In Geminicoccaceae bacterium, a single window of DNA contains:
- a CDS encoding pyruvate dehydrogenase complex dihydrolipoamide acetyltransferase, whose translation MPTPILMPALSPTMTEGTLANWLKKEGDVIRSGDVIAEIETDKATMEVEAVDEGTLGKILIAAGTENVAINTPIAMLLEDGEDASALDKAVEVSAPPPASAEAAPSVSAESSHAGRSSPSAPVASGKDRVFASPLARRMAQQAGLDLAGIRGTGPHGRIVKSDIEKAARDGGAGKATAPAAGREQGQGQAMPAAAVPAALPSTPPERTHREVPLNAMRKVIARRLTESKQQVPHFYLTVDCEIDGLLDLRKQLNGRASANYKLSVNDLVIKTVALAMRAHPQVNAQWGGDRLFQLENIDVSVAVAIEGGLITPIIRDADTKSVAAISNEMKELAGRARENRLQPHEFQGGGFSISNLGMFGIRNFSAVINPPQACILAVGAGEQRPVVRDGQLTIATVMSVTLSVDHRVVDGALAAEWLQSFKGLIEDPLALLL comes from the coding sequence ATGCCCACTCCCATTCTCATGCCGGCCCTGTCACCAACCATGACGGAAGGCACTCTCGCGAACTGGCTCAAGAAAGAGGGAGATGTTATCCGCTCCGGCGATGTCATCGCCGAGATCGAGACCGACAAGGCAACCATGGAAGTGGAAGCCGTCGATGAGGGAACTCTGGGAAAAATCCTCATCGCCGCCGGCACCGAGAATGTCGCGATCAACACGCCGATAGCCATGCTGCTCGAAGATGGTGAAGACGCTTCCGCGTTGGACAAGGCCGTCGAGGTGTCCGCTCCCCCCCCGGCATCCGCCGAAGCCGCTCCCTCCGTGTCGGCGGAATCGTCACATGCCGGCAGGAGCAGCCCGTCGGCACCGGTTGCTTCGGGCAAGGACCGTGTCTTCGCGAGTCCGCTTGCACGGCGCATGGCCCAGCAGGCAGGTCTCGACCTCGCGGGCATCAGGGGTACCGGACCGCATGGCCGGATCGTCAAGAGCGATATCGAAAAGGCGGCCAGGGACGGCGGTGCTGGCAAGGCCACGGCGCCAGCAGCCGGACGGGAACAGGGACAGGGACAGGCGATGCCGGCGGCAGCCGTGCCCGCCGCCTTGCCGTCAACGCCCCCCGAACGGACCCATCGCGAGGTGCCGCTCAACGCGATGCGCAAGGTGATTGCCCGGCGGCTCACCGAATCCAAGCAACAGGTTCCACATTTCTACCTGACGGTAGATTGCGAGATCGACGGCCTTCTCGACCTGCGCAAGCAGCTCAACGGGCGGGCCAGTGCCAATTACAAGTTGTCCGTCAACGATCTCGTCATCAAGACGGTTGCCCTTGCGATGAGGGCGCATCCGCAGGTCAATGCCCAATGGGGCGGTGATCGGCTGTTTCAGCTGGAGAATATCGACGTTTCGGTAGCCGTGGCTATCGAAGGCGGTCTCATAACGCCCATCATTCGCGATGCGGATACGAAGAGTGTTGCGGCAATCTCCAACGAAATGAAAGAACTCGCCGGCCGCGCCAGGGAGAACAGGCTGCAACCGCACGAATTCCAGGGCGGGGGTTTTTCCATCTCCAATCTGGGCATGTTCGGTATCAGGAATTTCTCCGCCGTCATCAATCCGCCACAAGCCTGCATTCTCGCCGTCGGTGCCGGTGAACAACGGCCGGTGGTCAGGGACGGCCAGTTGACCATCGCCACGGTCATGAGTGTGACACTGAGCGTCGATCACCGGGTGGTGGACGGTGCGCTCGCGGCAGAATGGCTGCAAAGCTTCAAGGGTCTGATCGAGGATCCTCTGGCCCTCCTGCTCTAA
- a CDS encoding pyruvate dehydrogenase complex E1 component subunit beta produces the protein MPVEILMPALSPTMTEGNLARWLKKEGDEIRSGDVIAEIETDKATMEVEAVDEGILGRILIPDGTEAVAVNTPIAWLLADGEDASALDGAAAAPAAAPVKADTAASANPAPARVEPQPRQSPAASDPELPAGTNMVRMTVREALRDAMAEEMRRDSDVFLLGEEVAEYQGAYKVSQGLLAEFGAKRVVDTPITEYGFAGLGVGAAMAGLRPIVEFMTWNFGMQAIDHIINSAAKTRYMAGGEIGSPIVFRGPNGAAARVGAQHSQEYSSWYAHCPGLKVVAPYSAADAKGLLKAAIRDPNPVVFLENEVLYGQSFDVPETGDWVLPIGKAKILREGDDVTIVSFSLMMQRALEAADALAEEGISAEVIDLRSIRPLDRETLISSVMKTNRIVTLEEGWPQFGVGSEIAALMMEEAFDHLDAPVVRVTGKDVPMPYAANLEKLALPQTRDVVEAAKSVCYRD, from the coding sequence ATGCCCGTCGAAATCCTTATGCCGGCCCTCTCCCCGACCATGACCGAGGGTAATCTGGCGCGCTGGCTGAAGAAGGAAGGCGACGAGATCCGGTCCGGAGACGTGATCGCCGAGATAGAGACCGACAAGGCGACCATGGAGGTCGAGGCTGTCGACGAAGGCATTCTCGGCAGGATCCTGATCCCCGATGGGACCGAAGCTGTCGCCGTCAATACTCCCATCGCGTGGTTGCTCGCCGATGGCGAGGATGCGTCCGCGCTCGATGGAGCGGCTGCCGCGCCTGCGGCCGCGCCGGTCAAGGCCGATACGGCGGCCAGCGCGAATCCTGCACCAGCGCGCGTCGAACCCCAGCCGAGACAGTCTCCCGCTGCAAGCGATCCCGAACTTCCGGCCGGAACGAACATGGTCAGGATGACCGTGCGCGAAGCCCTGCGGGATGCGATGGCCGAGGAGATGCGTCGCGACAGTGACGTATTTCTCCTGGGAGAGGAAGTCGCCGAATACCAGGGGGCCTACAAGGTGAGCCAGGGGCTGCTCGCCGAGTTCGGGGCGAAGCGCGTGGTCGATACGCCGATCACCGAATACGGATTTGCCGGTCTGGGGGTCGGCGCCGCCATGGCCGGGCTCAGGCCGATCGTCGAGTTCATGACATGGAACTTCGGCATGCAGGCGATTGACCACATCATCAATTCCGCTGCCAAGACACGTTATATGGCAGGTGGAGAAATCGGTTCGCCGATTGTGTTTCGCGGTCCCAACGGGGCGGCTGCCCGCGTGGGTGCGCAGCACAGTCAGGAATACAGTTCCTGGTATGCCCACTGTCCCGGGCTCAAGGTGGTGGCACCCTATTCGGCCGCCGACGCCAAGGGCCTGCTCAAGGCCGCCATCCGCGATCCCAATCCGGTCGTGTTCCTCGAAAACGAGGTCTTGTACGGCCAGAGTTTTGATGTACCCGAAACCGGGGACTGGGTGTTGCCGATCGGCAAGGCGAAAATTCTGCGCGAGGGCGATGATGTCACCATTGTCTCGTTCTCGCTGATGATGCAACGCGCACTCGAAGCTGCGGACGCCCTTGCGGAAGAGGGTATCAGTGCGGAAGTCATCGATCTGCGCAGCATCCGGCCGCTCGACCGGGAGACCCTGATCTCTTCGGTCATGAAGACCAACCGGATCGTGACACTTGAGGAAGGCTGGCCGCAGTTCGGTGTCGGCTCGGAAATTGCCGCCTTGATGATGGAGGAAGCCTTCGACCATCTCGATGCGCCGGTGGTACGTGTGACCGGCAAGGATGTGCCCATGCCCTACGCCGCCAACCTCGAAAAGCTGGCGCTGCCGCAGACCCGCGATGTCGTCGAAGCGGCGAAATCCGTCTGCTATCGCGACTGA
- the pdhA gene encoding pyruvate dehydrogenase (acetyl-transferring) E1 component subunit alpha → MVATRHSSTKKSSVQTAKEGSNSKAVDADQLRRFYRDMLLIRRFEEKAGQLYGMGLIGGFCHLYIGQEAVAVGIQHALSDGDSVITGYRDHGHMLVCDMDPRRVMAELTGRNTGYSKGKGGSMHMFAVDKRFFGGHGIVAGQVSLGTGIAFAHKYREDGGLCVVNMGDGAANQGQVYESFNMASLWKLPALYVIENNRYGMGTSTTRAAAGQNLFERGAAYGIPGEQVDGMDVSAVHEHAVAAIEHVRSGKGPYILEALTYRYRGHSMSDPAKYRSKEEVQKMREQHDPIEGLKTRLIEGDIMGEIDLKAVDKEIRDIVNESARFAQDSPEPDASELYTDILVDA, encoded by the coding sequence ATGGTAGCCACCAGGCATTCGTCTACGAAGAAGTCGTCTGTTCAAACAGCGAAAGAGGGCTCGAACAGCAAGGCTGTCGATGCCGACCAGCTCAGGCGCTTCTATCGTGACATGCTTCTCATCCGGCGCTTCGAGGAGAAGGCGGGCCAGCTTTACGGCATGGGCCTGATCGGCGGCTTCTGCCATCTCTATATCGGCCAGGAAGCCGTCGCCGTAGGTATCCAGCACGCGTTGAGCGATGGCGATTCGGTCATCACCGGCTACCGTGACCACGGTCACATGCTGGTTTGCGACATGGATCCCCGCCGGGTCATGGCCGAGCTCACGGGTCGCAATACCGGCTACTCGAAGGGCAAGGGCGGCTCGATGCACATGTTCGCCGTCGACAAGCGCTTCTTCGGCGGCCACGGCATCGTCGCCGGCCAGGTATCGCTGGGGACCGGAATCGCCTTCGCCCACAAATATCGCGAGGATGGTGGTCTTTGCGTTGTCAACATGGGCGATGGCGCTGCCAATCAGGGGCAGGTCTACGAGAGTTTCAACATGGCCTCGCTGTGGAAACTCCCTGCCCTCTACGTGATCGAAAACAATCGTTACGGCATGGGCACATCCACGACCCGCGCGGCCGCCGGCCAGAACCTGTTCGAGCGCGGTGCCGCATATGGCATCCCCGGCGAGCAGGTGGATGGCATGGACGTCAGCGCCGTGCATGAACACGCGGTTGCCGCCATCGAGCATGTCCGTTCGGGCAAGGGACCCTACATTCTCGAAGCCCTGACCTATCGGTATCGCGGTCATTCCATGTCCGACCCCGCCAAGTACCGCTCGAAGGAGGAAGTGCAGAAGATGCGCGAGCAGCACGACCCGATCGAGGGGCTCAAGACAAGGTTGATCGAGGGCGATATCATGGGAGAAATCGACCTGAAGGCTGTCGACAAGGAAATTCGCGATATCGTCAACGAATCGGCGAGATTTGCTCAGGACAGCCCCGAACCCGACGCCAGCGAGCTCTACACGGATATTCTCGTCGACGCCTGA
- a CDS encoding septum formation initiator family protein, translating into MGSEFSKSLGRHSATAVLVLVLAYFGYHAIHGERGLLAWIDQSRLVEIRRHELAGLEARRDDLQRRVGGLKENHVSPDLLEEELKKLGYVGHNEAIILVPEQPDGK; encoded by the coding sequence ATGGGAAGTGAATTCTCCAAGTCGCTTGGTCGCCATTCAGCGACTGCGGTTCTGGTCCTTGTCCTTGCGTATTTCGGATACCACGCGATTCATGGCGAACGGGGTTTGCTCGCCTGGATCGATCAATCTCGGCTGGTGGAAATCAGACGACATGAACTGGCCGGCCTCGAGGCCAGACGTGATGATCTGCAACGCCGCGTCGGTGGGTTGAAGGAAAATCATGTCTCTCCCGACCTGCTGGAAGAGGAATTGAAGAAGTTGGGTTACGTTGGTCACAATGAGGCAATCATTCTGGTTCCCGAGCAACCGGACGGGAAATAG
- the eno gene encoding phosphopyruvate hydratase, producing the protein MHDTEIVSIIGRQILDSRGNPTVEVDVELANGASGRAAVPSGASTGSREALELRDGEKSRWQGKGVSKALEAVNGEITDAILGMDGVNQSAIDAAMLKLDGTDAKERLGANAILGVSLAVAKAAAEATGLPLYRYVGGVAARVLPVPMMNVINGGAHADNPIDFQEFMIMPVGAPTFSEGLRMGVEIFHSLKKALASEGLNTNVGDEGGFAPNIGSAEEALAFLDKAVSAAGYRTGDDVVFALDVASSEFFENGRYEVRGEGKTLDAAGLVDMLEGLCSKFPILSIEDGMAEQDWDGWKALTERLGKKIQLVGDDLFVTNSRILQEGIDKGIANAILIKVNQIGSLTETLDTCRLASDNHYRSVMSHRSGETEDSTIADLAVATNCGQIKTGSLSRSDRLAKYNQLLRIEELLGDNAIYAGRRALAIST; encoded by the coding sequence ATGCACGATACGGAAATTGTAAGCATCATCGGCCGTCAAATACTCGACAGCAGGGGTAATCCCACGGTCGAAGTTGATGTCGAACTGGCAAATGGCGCCTCCGGTCGCGCAGCTGTTCCATCAGGTGCGTCGACCGGCAGTCGTGAAGCGCTGGAACTCCGTGACGGTGAAAAATCACGCTGGCAGGGCAAGGGGGTCTCCAAGGCGCTGGAAGCTGTCAACGGCGAGATAACGGACGCGATTCTCGGCATGGACGGTGTCAATCAGAGCGCTATCGATGCGGCCATGCTCAAGCTGGACGGGACTGATGCGAAGGAGCGTCTCGGGGCCAACGCCATTCTCGGCGTAAGCCTTGCTGTCGCCAAGGCAGCGGCAGAGGCCACCGGTCTTCCGCTCTACCGCTATGTCGGCGGCGTGGCCGCCCGGGTACTCCCGGTACCGATGATGAATGTCATCAATGGTGGCGCCCACGCCGACAATCCGATCGACTTCCAGGAATTCATGATCATGCCCGTCGGTGCGCCGACCTTCTCCGAGGGCTTGCGCATGGGCGTCGAGATCTTCCACAGCCTGAAAAAGGCGCTGGCGAGCGAAGGTCTCAACACCAATGTCGGTGACGAGGGTGGTTTTGCGCCCAATATCGGCAGTGCCGAGGAGGCCCTGGCCTTCCTCGACAAGGCGGTGTCGGCAGCCGGTTATCGTACGGGCGATGATGTCGTCTTCGCGCTGGATGTCGCTTCGTCGGAGTTCTTCGAGAACGGTCGCTACGAGGTAAGGGGCGAGGGCAAGACGCTCGACGCGGCGGGACTGGTCGACATGCTCGAAGGGCTGTGCTCCAAATTCCCGATCCTGTCCATCGAGGATGGAATGGCGGAGCAGGACTGGGATGGCTGGAAGGCGCTCACCGAGCGCCTTGGCAAGAAGATTCAACTGGTTGGCGACGACCTGTTCGTCACCAATTCCCGGATCCTTCAGGAAGGTATCGACAAGGGAATTGCCAACGCCATTCTGATCAAGGTCAATCAGATCGGTTCGCTGACGGAGACACTCGACACTTGCAGGTTGGCATCCGACAACCATTATCGTTCGGTCATGTCCCACCGTTCGGGCGAAACCGAAGACTCGACCATCGCCGATCTCGCGGTGGCGACCAATTGCGGCCAGATCAAGACCGGCTCGCTGTCGAGGTCGGATCGGCTGGCAAAATATAACCAGTTGTTGCGTATCGAAGAACTTCTGGGCGATAATGCAATCTATGCTGGGCGCAGGGCCCTTGCCATATCCACCTGA
- the kdsA gene encoding 3-deoxy-8-phosphooctulonate synthase, producing MTTTKHQVTVGSVRFGNDLPLALIAGPCQIESETHAMEMALALDELATGLDLPLVFKASYDKANRTSIGGSRGVGMEKGLRVLADIKARTGRPVITDIHETTHAAPVAEVCDVLQIPAYLCRQTDLLEAAARTGAAINVKKGQFLAPWDMRNVVKKLESFGSDRILVCERGASFGYNTLVSDMRALPELASTGWPVVFDATHSVQQPGGQGGSSGGQRQFVPVLARAAVSLGISAVFIETHDNPDQALSDGPNMVPLNRMRDVMEDLMAFDKLSKARRLPQLA from the coding sequence ATGACAACCACAAAACACCAAGTGACGGTCGGCAGCGTTCGCTTTGGCAACGATCTTCCCCTCGCCCTGATCGCCGGGCCGTGCCAGATCGAAAGCGAGACCCATGCCATGGAGATGGCGCTGGCACTCGACGAGTTGGCAACGGGTCTCGACCTGCCGCTGGTGTTCAAGGCTTCCTATGACAAGGCCAACCGCACGAGTATCGGTGGATCGCGCGGTGTGGGCATGGAAAAGGGGCTGCGCGTCCTCGCCGATATCAAGGCACGGACCGGTCGCCCGGTCATCACGGACATTCACGAAACGACCCATGCGGCTCCTGTGGCGGAGGTCTGTGATGTTCTGCAGATACCGGCCTACCTCTGTCGCCAGACCGACCTGCTGGAAGCGGCTGCCCGGACGGGAGCGGCCATCAATGTCAAGAAGGGGCAGTTTCTGGCACCGTGGGACATGCGCAATGTCGTGAAGAAGCTCGAAAGCTTTGGATCGGACCGCATCCTGGTATGCGAGCGTGGTGCGTCGTTTGGTTACAACACGCTCGTCTCCGACATGCGGGCATTGCCCGAGCTCGCTTCCACAGGCTGGCCCGTGGTCTTTGATGCGACCCATTCCGTTCAGCAGCCGGGTGGTCAGGGTGGCAGCTCGGGTGGCCAGAGGCAATTTGTTCCCGTGCTGGCACGTGCCGCCGTGTCGCTCGGTATCTCGGCAGTCTTCATCGAGACTCATGACAATCCCGATCAGGCATTAAGCGATGGACCGAACATGGTCCCCCTGAATCGGATGCGCGACGTCATGGAAGATCTCATGGCGTTTGACAAACTGTCAAAGGCACGCAGGTTACCGCAACTGGCCTGA
- a CDS encoding CTP synthase — translation MARYVFITGGVVSSLGKGLASAALGSLLQLRGLRVRLRKLDPYLNVDPGTMSPYQHGEVFVTEDGAETDLDLGHYERFTGVPARASDSVSAGRIYWTVLTRERQGDYLGGTIQVIPHITNAIKDFILNDVDDADIVLCEIGGTVGDIEGQPFLEAIRQLANELPRGHCAFMHMTLVPWIASAGELKTKPTQHSVRELRGIGIQPDILMCRSEREIPQDARRKIALQCSVHPECVIPALDCKSIYEVPIRYHEEGLDVQLLKILGLATMTPPDLSQWREIVSRQERPEGEVRVAIVGKYTGLMDAYKSLNEALSHGGIANRVKVVTDWIDAEHFIHQEASDRLQGVNAILVPGGFGERGSEGKIAAVTYARERGLPFLGICFGMQLACIETARNLAGINGASSTEFGPCPDPIVGLMTEWEVAGEKVRRSAESDKGGTMRLGAYPCTLAEGSVVREVYGRAEISERHRHRFEVNINYKDRLEQAGLRFSGMSPDGQLPEIVELPGHPWFVGVQFHPELKSRPFDPHPLFEAFIRAAREQSILV, via the coding sequence ATGGCACGCTATGTTTTCATAACCGGTGGCGTAGTCTCCTCGCTCGGCAAGGGACTGGCTTCCGCAGCCTTGGGATCACTGCTTCAGCTTCGGGGTCTGAGGGTTCGCCTCCGCAAGCTTGACCCCTATCTCAATGTCGACCCGGGCACCATGTCGCCCTATCAACATGGCGAAGTGTTCGTAACAGAAGATGGTGCGGAGACCGACCTGGATCTCGGTCACTACGAGCGCTTCACCGGTGTTCCAGCCCGGGCCAGCGACAGCGTTTCGGCCGGGCGCATCTACTGGACAGTTCTCACTCGCGAACGGCAGGGCGACTACCTGGGTGGGACAATTCAGGTGATCCCGCACATCACCAATGCCATCAAGGATTTCATCCTCAATGACGTCGATGACGCCGATATCGTGCTATGCGAGATCGGTGGTACGGTGGGTGACATCGAGGGGCAGCCCTTTCTTGAGGCCATTCGCCAGCTCGCCAACGAGTTGCCCCGCGGTCATTGCGCCTTCATGCACATGACACTGGTGCCGTGGATAGCGTCTGCCGGCGAACTCAAGACCAAGCCGACCCAACACAGTGTCCGCGAACTGCGCGGCATTGGCATTCAGCCCGACATCCTGATGTGCCGGTCCGAGCGGGAAATTCCGCAGGACGCGCGTCGCAAGATCGCCCTGCAATGCAGCGTGCATCCGGAATGCGTGATTCCGGCTCTCGACTGCAAGTCGATTTACGAAGTCCCCATCCGCTATCACGAGGAAGGGCTCGACGTTCAGCTCCTCAAGATTCTCGGCCTCGCCACCATGACCCCGCCCGATCTGTCGCAGTGGCGCGAGATCGTCAGCCGGCAGGAACGTCCCGAGGGCGAAGTACGGGTCGCCATCGTCGGCAAGTACACCGGCCTGATGGATGCCTACAAATCGCTGAATGAGGCCCTGTCGCATGGCGGTATCGCCAACCGTGTCAAGGTTGTCACCGACTGGATCGATGCCGAGCATTTCATCCATCAGGAGGCGAGTGACCGATTGCAGGGGGTCAACGCAATTCTCGTGCCGGGCGGCTTCGGGGAACGTGGTTCGGAAGGGAAGATCGCCGCCGTGACCTATGCCCGCGAACGGGGACTTCCCTTTCTCGGCATCTGCTTCGGCATGCAGCTCGCCTGCATCGAGACCGCGCGCAATCTTGCCGGCATCAACGGTGCCAGCTCCACCGAGTTCGGCCCGTGTCCCGATCCGATCGTCGGCCTGATGACCGAATGGGAAGTGGCCGGCGAAAAGGTTCGCCGCAGTGCCGAGAGCGACAAGGGTGGCACGATGCGGCTGGGTGCCTATCCCTGTACACTGGCTGAAGGAAGCGTCGTGCGGGAAGTATATGGACGGGCGGAAATCAGTGAACGCCACCGTCATCGCTTCGAAGTCAATATCAACTACAAGGACAGGCTCGAACAGGCCGGCCTGCGGTTTTCCGGCATGTCTCCGGACGGCCAGTTGCCCGAGATTGTCGAACTGCCGGGACATCCCTGGTTTGTTGGCGTACAGTTTCATCCTGAGTTGAAGTCCAGGCCCTTCGATCCGCATCCGCTATTCGAGGCCTTCATCCGCGCAGCGCGCGAACAGTCGATACTGGTTTGA
- the secG gene encoding preprotein translocase subunit SecG, whose translation MSTVLLVIHLIIALALVGVILIQRSEGGALGGLGGTTMGGMMSGRGTANLLTRTTAILATCFIVTSLALAIVASNSGGPSSILENAGTATQEAPAATNEPAQPEKPAAPIADK comes from the coding sequence ATGAGCACGGTTCTACTGGTGATCCACCTGATCATCGCGCTTGCCCTTGTTGGCGTCATTCTTATCCAGCGAAGCGAAGGCGGAGCGCTCGGGGGGCTCGGCGGTACGACCATGGGCGGAATGATGAGCGGACGGGGTACCGCCAATCTTCTGACGCGCACGACCGCAATCCTTGCAACCTGCTTCATCGTCACCAGTCTTGCTCTGGCGATTGTCGCCAGCAACTCCGGTGGGCCTTCCTCGATTCTCGAAAATGCCGGCACCGCAACGCAGGAAGCGCCGGCGGCCACGAACGAACCGGCACAGCCTGAAAAGCCCGCCGCACCTATCGCCGACAAGTAG
- a CDS encoding triose-phosphate isomerase, with product MALPRPIVLGNWKMNGLRSDGLALAGGLADAAAALSGTFGIFPPATIIGEVVRRVASSNIVVGGQDCHEKASGAYTGSVSASMLRDIGATSVIVGHSERRHGLGETDAVVKAKAEAALAAGLLTVLCIGETEADYVAGRQIEVLQRQIDNSLPASCHADRVVIAYEPVWAIGTGRTPTLDEIAVIHGKLAGMTAMRTQGEPLALLYGGSVKPDNAADIMSIDHVDGVLVGGASLDVGSFWSIYTAGGGA from the coding sequence ATGGCTTTGCCACGCCCGATCGTTCTTGGAAACTGGAAGATGAATGGTCTGCGCTCCGACGGACTGGCGCTTGCGGGTGGCCTCGCAGATGCCGCCGCGGCGCTCAGCGGGACGTTCGGCATCTTCCCGCCGGCGACCATCATCGGCGAAGTCGTCCGCAGGGTAGCCTCCAGCAACATCGTTGTGGGGGGGCAGGACTGCCACGAGAAGGCGTCGGGCGCCTATACGGGCTCGGTGTCGGCATCGATGCTTCGCGACATCGGCGCCACGTCCGTGATCGTCGGCCATTCGGAGCGTCGGCACGGGCTCGGCGAAACGGATGCGGTGGTCAAGGCCAAGGCGGAAGCCGCCCTGGCGGCCGGGCTGCTGACGGTGCTCTGTATCGGCGAAACCGAGGCGGATTATGTCGCCGGCCGACAGATCGAGGTTCTGCAGCGTCAGATTGACAACAGTCTTCCAGCAAGCTGCCACGCAGATCGCGTCGTCATCGCGTATGAGCCGGTGTGGGCGATCGGAACGGGCCGCACACCAACGCTCGACGAGATTGCCGTTATCCATGGCAAACTTGCCGGCATGACGGCAATGCGCACGCAGGGCGAGCCATTGGCCCTGCTCTATGGCGGATCGGTCAAACCGGACAACGCTGCCGACATCATGTCGATCGATCATGTCGATGGCGTACTGGTCGGTGGCGCCAGTCTTGATGTTGGCAGTTTCTGGAGTATCTACACGGCCGGCGGCGGTGCCTGA